From a single Bacteroidota bacterium genomic region:
- the murF gene encoding UDP-N-acetylmuramoyl-tripeptide--D-alanyl-D-alanine ligase yields the protein MNLTVLDLLSVPFVREIGLSELDPNLTFHDVSTDSRTVRQNDLFVALRGPNFDGHKFLPDVQREHAIAAIVSEEWSRGHKSKPGLPMLIVKDTLDALGALANRYRKKFNIPVLAIAGSNGKTTTKELVAHVLSDAFDVLKTEANFNNQIGVPRMLFQLRDGHGLAVLEIGTNHPGEIAWLCSVAEPTHVLVTNIGREHLEFFKDLKGVATEEGAAFEQVNARRGIAFVNMDDRYLRPAAKMFDDRCWTFGTHDEGRPKHVFAEKIATTKDGRMELRIGSGGKSFKVRTHLIADYAPNMVAAAIAVAMHFGLRRTEIKTQIEQFRPHTKRLEVVHTPDGVTILNDAYNANPDSMEAALRTLESFPADGRKIAVLGDMFELGATSEREHRALGRWVANCKLDDVFFTGTDMELAWKAYHTAGRQRDGAAVDSYFKTKKQLAMALRAILKPGDAVLIKGSRGMKMEELIEMLQRA from the coding sequence TTGAATCTTACCGTTCTTGACTTGCTCTCGGTCCCGTTCGTTCGAGAGATCGGACTCTCCGAACTCGATCCGAATCTGACCTTCCACGATGTCTCGACCGATTCGAGAACTGTGCGGCAGAACGATCTTTTTGTTGCGCTGAGAGGCCCAAATTTCGATGGACATAAGTTCTTGCCGGACGTCCAGCGCGAGCATGCGATCGCGGCAATCGTCTCTGAAGAGTGGTCTCGTGGGCATAAAAGTAAGCCGGGGCTTCCAATGCTTATCGTCAAGGATACGCTCGATGCATTAGGCGCGCTCGCAAATCGGTATCGCAAGAAATTCAATATTCCCGTGTTGGCCATTGCCGGTTCGAACGGCAAAACCACGACAAAGGAATTAGTGGCGCATGTGCTCTCCGATGCGTTCGATGTTCTAAAGACCGAGGCGAATTTCAACAACCAGATTGGCGTGCCACGAATGTTGTTTCAACTTCGCGATGGACACGGTCTGGCGGTGCTCGAAATCGGCACCAATCATCCTGGCGAGATTGCGTGGCTTTGCAGTGTCGCAGAGCCGACACATGTGCTCGTGACGAATATCGGCCGAGAGCATCTCGAATTTTTCAAAGATCTGAAAGGTGTCGCAACTGAGGAGGGGGCGGCATTCGAGCAGGTCAACGCCCGACGCGGCATCGCGTTTGTCAACATGGATGACCGCTACCTTCGGCCCGCCGCAAAAATGTTCGATGATCGGTGTTGGACTTTCGGTACCCACGATGAAGGACGCCCGAAACATGTGTTTGCCGAGAAGATCGCGACGACCAAAGACGGGCGAATGGAGCTCCGCATTGGATCTGGAGGCAAGTCGTTCAAGGTTCGCACGCATCTGATTGCGGATTACGCACCTAACATGGTCGCGGCGGCGATTGCAGTTGCGATGCATTTCGGACTTCGGCGGACCGAGATCAAGACGCAGATCGAACAATTTCGACCACACACAAAACGGCTCGAAGTAGTACATACCCCGGACGGTGTGACGATCCTCAACGATGCATACAATGCGAATCCGGACTCAATGGAAGCCGCACTCCGGACTCTGGAATCCTTTCCGGCAGACGGTCGAAAAATTGCTGTGCTCGGTGATATGTTCGAGCTCGGTGCGACATCGGAACGCGAACATCGTGCGCTTGGCCGATGGGTTGCGAACTGCAAACTCGATGATGTCTTCTTCACTGGGACCGACATGGAACTTGCATGGAAGGCGTATCATACCGCAGGCCGGCAACGAGATGGCGCAGCAGTAGATTCATACTTCAAAACT